The genomic DNA CGGGTGCCAAATCCTGTGGAGATCAGCTAAGTCACTCCCAAATCTGTCctcattcaataattatttcacTGCTGTATGGCAGGCCTGGTATTCGGGGCTGGGGCTACTGAAACAAATGAGGTGAGCCAAAGGAGATAGCTCCTGCCTAACTCTGTATTAGCCCTTTCTCACCTGGATCCCACCACTGATCTCTTTACTGTCTGGGTTGTCTTTCTCCATATTCCTTCCACCCATTTTTGCCTATGCCCCTAGAATGCATTTTGTAAAACTAAAATGGTAAGTCGCTTTCTTCTTTAAGATCTTTCAGTAACTACACATCACCTTCACTGCAGCCTACGTGCCTTGGGACTGTATAGGTGGGACACATCATGTCCATTTCTTCCAGCCTTTACCTGTGATCCTTCAGACCTACACACATACTCCCACAAACTTTCACATCTGCACATGTTATTTCCACTGCTTAGAACACCCTTCCCTAGCTCATGTTTCTGTTTAACCCCCATTCCTTTTTCCAAACCCAACGAGAATCTTCTTCTCTGGAATCTATTCCCTAAGTCCACCCCATGCCTGGGGCTCCCGAGTTATGGTTCCTGTTCTCAGTTCCCACAACACCCAGTGCATACCTTAATCATAATATCACAGCACACTTATCAGATTAATAGGTAAATGCACTGTCTCCTCCACTCTGCTGTGacttccttgagggcagggagaggctcGGGTTCATTCTACGTCTCTAGCACTGGGCCCTGGATCTGCACACAGTAGATCCTTAAGAGTGAATAGGTGCGTATCTTATGAAAATGTGAAGTAACGTACACTGTGAAATTCAAAATGAAAGACCATTTCTCATTCTTTACAaactcccatttttttctctggtCACAAGGATAGAAACAGATCCTACTTTTGCACCCTTGGCTCTCAGTAGAATTAGCTAGCTTTCTTCAGTTCTTACTTATAAGCCATTGAACCAAGACTGAAGTTGTGTATGTTGTCAGAGAACTCCAGCCAGCCCGAGTTGTTCTAGGACCTGTGAAATATCCCTAACAAATTCCCCAGATGTGACTTTTATAAACAAAGTAGAACAGGTATGGTGTTTGCAAGAACTTTAGAAATATGTAAAAGTACAACCAACCATTTCTACACTACTACAGGATTCGTGCCGACAGCATCCTAATACATGAGAGTGCTGCTTTTCTCAGCACAGTATTTTCCTTAGTGGGATTACAGTGAAACAAATAAGTATTCGCATTTCATACAGGTCACTGGAAGTTCCGAGGAACAGAATGAGCAGCTTTTTCCACCCACTAAAGAGTAGATCCtgctgaaagagaaaacattctGAGTGGCCTCTTGGAGAATGTGATAGTATAAAAGATGGGCTTAAAACCATAGGTTAGTTCCCGTACCGTTCCTCATCCACCTTGCACcaaccagaaggaaaagaaaaggacttATTTACAAAGTACTCCCCACTACTGGAATTGTGTACTAGCAGTGTCAGCGGCACGGGAAGTGTTTAGGCAGGTTTAAGCTGAGTAATACAGTTAGGTGGTGCAAATATTATAAAGCACAGAGTTTTGCCCATATTAAGATAAGCTTCCTGTACCTATTGACACATAACAGAGGTCTGTTTACACAAGATTGCTCTGGCTTTCAGCTCCAAGCTAAATGAGTTTTAAGGAAATACTCCAGAGGGAAATTGGTCGTGGATTGAGTAGGTCTATATTTTGGTTGTAATAGGAGCAGTATTTTGGATATAATCTTCTCAAGCTACATCTACTCAGAAGATGTTTGATTGTACTTCAGGTGTTAAGGATTTACTtcctacaaacaaaaaaatcaaagatctaaCTTTCTAGCATGCTTCTGTACACGTCACGCCACGCCACAGAGGGCCAAGAATCCATGATCGAAGAATGTTGTGATGAGGTGATGCACCATACCAAAGACAGACCactgtttctgctttttcataCTCTTTATTGCCAACAGTTTAAAATggtcaacataaaaaaaaaaaaaaaaaaagaaacattttgataATAAATACTGGTCTTTTGgctgtaataaataaaaagtttattaacaAGGAATGCACTTTTCCAGCCACAAGTGTcttcaaaaattaacaaaaaaaaaaaaaaattatagatggCCATAGTTCACAGTTGAGCAGCCAAAAGCTGCTCCGATTACAGCCTTTAAACAACATGGGagcttcctcccttctccctcccctttggGAAGTATATTCACAGTTCCAAGTCCTCTGTCTGAAATGCTCTCAACAGAGAGAAGTCAATGCACCTTTCTGTGAAATTGTCtgaaaaaccttttaaaacagGTACGTCAAGAAAAACTGCATTCTGGTTCACTCTCAGATTGTCCAAAGTTAAGAACTGTATGCCTCAGCCTGGTCTGGTTCCATCCAGTCCTGCAGGCCATAGAGGAATTGTTTTCGTACCACCACCTGTCCATCTTTTTCAACATGCTGTAGATCATCTGATTGGCTTCCCCGTAGATCTCACAGTGGAAAAGAGGAGTCCCATAGGGTCCATTCAAGAAGTCTTTTAGTTACATCTCTGTAAGAGCATGTTCAGAGCATATTCCATCCGattttttaattctgatgaacAGCCGGACATCAGCAGAGTTGTCAGTCTGAACGTTGTAGATATCCTGTCCTCGTTAATGTAGGTGAGAAGATATTCTTCATTTTGGCTACAGATGATTATTTTCGTATGATCGTGGTAGAAATTCACCTTTTAAAAGTAGACATAGATATTAGACATCTCTAAATATTCAGGAATTAGTCAAGTGTGTCCAGTTATTAAATGGCTagttaagaaatcattttttgtGAACTAAATACACACATTCCTGAAAGGTTCGCTTACCTGAAAGGTGCCATCATTGAAGAGCATCATTAAGGCCTTATCAGATTTCAGCCACTGAAGGAGGTAGAGCCGAGGTCTTCGAATATCGGTAACGCTAGGCAGATCTCCACCCTAGAAGAAATTGGGAGAGTAAATACCCAGACAGATTTTGCAGTTTGCACTCAATTTTTCTAGGCAAATGCCTCTCCAATTTGAGCAGGCATTGGAATGGCCTGGAGCTTCCTGGTCCCACCTCCCagagagattctgattcagtagagcTGGAGTAGGACATAAGCATCTGCACCTCTCACAAGCCTCGGAGCTGTAATGATGCTACTGGTCTGTGGACtacactttgtgtgtgtgtgtgtgtgtgtgtgtgtgtgtgtgtggactacACTTCAAATATCACTGCTCAAAAGCCACATCTAGGATGTACTTACATCCATGAGGTTCTCCTCCATGTAATGAGAGAAGTATTTGAGCACCGTCACTTGACTAATGAATTGTTCAGGAGCATCTGTTGCTGGGAAAACAGAGCACTGGCCAAGCTCTGCATAATAGTGAACTGTTCTGAAAAACAGGAACCatagggagagaagagaagcagttAGTCATTGTTTCTAGATTTCTTTAGTGCAAGACTAAAGAAGTGACAGGACTTCATTAACTGGATACACTTACTTTTTGTCTGGAAGGAGGCTCATGTGAGCACCATTGTTGAAAAGGACACCTACAGTGTGGTCTGAGAGCTGGTACCCAAAGCCATATTTGTTAGAGTAATCGACCCATTTGGTGACCCACTGAAAGGAAGTGCTCAGCTGCTCTTTGGGAATGCAGTCAGCTTCTGGCATGTTTTCTAGACATCCTCGAAGGACTCTTGCCACTGTGTCTGCGACACTTCCCATGGTACTGTCTTCAAGGCctgaaaagtcagagaaaaatataaaataattaacgATAAAACCTTAGGCTTTGAGGGGCTGCTAACTTTCCCTCCGTGACCTCTAAGGATAGAGGACTCAAAActgttccttgcctttttccAAGTCCTCTGATTTTACCTCTTCTATGTTAAATCAGGCCATAAAACAAAGGGACTCCAGTTACTTAGTATTAAGCACTGGCATTTATAGTTTTATGGAAAATGCCATTGACAGCTACTTACATTCACTGCTACTGCTGCAGCTGCCAAGAGTCCCTCTGACTATCATGCGAATAGCATCTCCAATCTGCTGCTTATTTTCTACTGCAGGTGTTCCAGATCTGGCAACTGTAGTGGTAGGTGGCTGGAGCTCCTAGAAAAGAGAAGAGTAGACAATGAGTCAAGCATCTCAAATTCATTTCAGGTTGGGAATGCTAGGTTAAGGGGAGATTGTGGCAATTGCTGGGAAAGCTGATCATAAAGCAATGGGCACAAACGATATTTCAGTGACTCAAGTGCATGCAACTATTAAACTGAGAAGCAAAATCTTCCCttttaaaaggggaaaagggAAGCTTTAAGTAAATACAACGTACTTGAATCCTGATAATCATAATCCATGTGATAactaacaaagaacaaaatgataCAGTgtgtttatatctattttattcttttccagcaTACCTCATCTGTCCTGTGTTTGCTGGGCTGCTGAGTTATCGAAGTCTTTTTCAAATCATGCCTAAGCTTGtaaatttcttcatcttctttagACACTCTATCTgtaaatcaaagacaaaaattatgAGCATTAATCTAGGCTAACAAGGTAGGAACAAAACTAGCCACATTTCCTCCTTTTGCATTAATAACCAGCTTATGAGGATTCAAGGCAAAACCAGCATGTTGCCATCACCATCAGGGGCAATTATGCACGAAGCACACTTTAATGTGTAtggtaggggaaaaaaagctagCCATCACATTTTGGAATGCAGATTTATCACGCTATAAAAAGTTCAACAGCGTTCAAACATACTGGCTGTTATCTTTTAACTAACTTAATCCACTATAAATATAACACTGGAGACTGAAGAGCAAAAGAAGTCTTATAACTTACTATGTGTGTCAATATatcttgctttgtcttttttgcCACCAAAAAGAGCAGCAGCTGCTTTCTTAAAGAAATTCTTAGCCGGGCTTGACAAGTGGAAATCTGGAACTGTATGACAACAGCTAGAAGAGAGTCTGTCTGGAGTGAAGCCCTGTGGAGTGTCAAAAAAGACTTTAAGTATAACCATTTCGGTAACTGTGATTGATAGCATGTaataaaaagacacaagaaaagcaCCAACCTGCAAAAAAAATTCATGTCGAATGATGTCATCCAAACTGGGACGATCCTCTGGATTTTTGGACAACATGCTAGCTATCAAGTGCTTAGCAGGAGCCAGCAATGACGATGGCATTGTATACCTTGCTTCTCTTATGCACCTGTAAGTTTCTTTCAGATTTGTAGTTTCGAAGGGGGGTCTTCCTAGTAACATTGTATACCTGTGTGCAAAAGGacactttttttaagaaatggtcaCAAAGCAGTTCTTTTCCATTGTTAAAATCGAAATCCAAATTTGCTTTTTCATCATTTTGGTGCATTTACTTACATTACACAACCTAAGGCCCAAATATCTGATTCACAGCCATGTCCTTGTTTGTTGAGGACTTCAGGAGAGAGATAGTTTGGGGTACCACATATtgttctggaaaacaaaatatgaagaCCTCATTAAGAACTGTTCTACTGTTTACACTTAGTTCTCTGGATAAAACCTTAGGAGTATTGCATTAAATTCCTGTTTAGAAAaatctgacttttcatttttggCATCTCAACAATTAACATTTGATAGAGCgacttaataattattaatattattgtggTTTGTGGACTTTAGTATGAATTCACCTTCTCCAaaacattaattgaaaaaaaaaaataagggtgtATTTGATCTTCATAAAACCCTGTCaggatatatctttttttttttttttttttttaggatatatCTTTGACTCTTACCTCCTTCTGTGCTCCAAGGGTTCCAGCCTGGCTGCCAAACCGAAGTCCCCGACTTTTAATTCCATGGCTTCGTTAATAAAAAAGTTCCCTGGataataaacaaagcaaaacctgAATCCCCTTGAAAAGACGTTCtaaccaaatacacacacacatcctctttGGAGGCAGGCAGCCAGTTGTTTACTGTTAAAGtcacagattaaaaagaaagattacatAGGCTAGATCCCAATTAAGAACATTAATGCGTAACAAGGGAGACGGAGAAGAAAAGAACACCTCTCCCTGATGCAGAAGTTCAGTGTTTGGAACATAGGGCTTACCTAGTTTGAGATCTCGGTGTAAGATTTCTTGTTCATGAAGGTACTTCAGTCCAGACACAATCTGCCTGAGGTAGTATCGGACTTCTGGCTCTGTCAACACCTTCCTTGCTTTCAAGATATGAGCCATGGActaggaggaggagaaggagaaaaagagaatctgtCAAACAAAGTCATCAAAATCAGTAGTTTCCTTTTGCAGGTTGAGTGATGATAGGGAACACTACGATATCATAATTCCCACCGCAGCTAAAATCCCAGATAAAATGCAGTGTGAAGCCCGCTCCAGTTTGGGGGAAGTAAATGAACTCCAAGAGGAGTTAAAGCTCACCCTTCTACTGCAGTATTCCAAGAgaatgtaaatgttttctttgtccTCAAAGTAGTGGTAAAATTGCACTACGTGCTTATGATGGAGGATTCTGTGAAGCTCTATTTCTTTGTCGATCTGAAAGAAAAGGGCGAGACAAGGCTTATAAGCCTTCTGTCACCTTTCAAGAGCCAGTTGCTTACACATGCAGAAGACATTTTCTTAAGAGGGAAGGGCCATCCCTGCGCACAAAGAAAATACTTTACTCAACAGTCATACACACCTTTTCCCTTTGATGAGGTTTAGCTACTCTGCTGTGAGGAATGATTTTTGCAGCATACACTTTGTTGTTTGTCAAATCTGTCATCTCGTAACATTTGGCAAAGCCACCCTGAAACAAAGCCGAGAGAGAGAGCATtgagtggggcagggggaaaaaaagaaaaatcaagaaaaaaaaaaaaaaaaagacagcacgcatttcttaaaaaatacctaaaaatgagAGGGGAAAAGCAAAATTACGGGGAAGGAAGGGTGGACAGTCGCATGCACTGTACTTTTTTTGAAAGCTCCTTCGGGAAGGGAAGAGCATGCCTTCTCCCTTTACAAagctttggggagggggggaatcaaaaataaatgtcagaaagaaaaaaagaaaaagaaagccgcggggcgcaggtgggggcggcgcggggagccGCGCTGCGGGCTCGCGGGCCCCAGAGGGCAGCGCAGGGCGCCGAGCGCCCGGGTCCCGCCCGcacccgcgcccgcccgccccccggaCGGGGGTGcccggccgcgccgcccgccgctcgTCACCTTGCCCAGCACTTTGCCCCGGCAGTAGCGTTTCCCCGTCGTGGGGTCCACGATAATCCGCGAGACCTCGGCGCCCGAGTGcgcgtggtggtggtggtggtgcggcGCCGCCGGCGGCCCCTGGCCCgcgggctgcggcggcggcggcggctcctcggGGGGCTGCGGCGGCCGCTTCTTCTTGGAGTCCCCGCCGCAAGCCTTGCCCAGCGCCTGCTCGCACATCTTGGTGCCGGCGGCCGGCTGGTACGTGATAGTCCGCAAGAGCTCCatcgccgcccgccgcccggccctcGAGCCCCGCCGACTGCCCctgcccgcgcccgcgcccgcgccgtcCGCGTCCACTTGTGAGAGTGCGGCCGCCCGGCCGAGGCTTATATACGGGCCGCCGGGGGGGGCGGAGACTCCGGACGCGATGTGACGTCACGGGcgacgccccgccccccggccgccgAAGCGCGCGCCGGGCCGCCGCGAGGTCGGGAGCCGCCGCGGGCTTCCCGCTGCCGCCGGCGTGCGGGCCCCGACGGGCCGGCCTCGGGGAGCGCTCGCCGCCGCGGGCGGCCACCGCCCGCGCTCCCCCCGCGGCGAGGAGAGCGCCCGGCGGACGCGGGTCCCCTCGACCCCGGCCCGCTCCCTGGCGCCGCCAGTCGGGGGCG from Canis lupus dingo isolate Sandy chromosome 2, ASM325472v2, whole genome shotgun sequence includes the following:
- the PLK2 gene encoding serine/threonine-protein kinase PLK2, translating into MELLRTITYQPAAGTKMCEQALGKACGGDSKKKRPPQPPEEPPPPPQPAGQGPPAAPHHHHHHAHSGAEVSRIIVDPTTGKRYCRGKVLGKGGFAKCYEMTDLTNNKVYAAKIIPHSRVAKPHQREKIDKEIELHRILHHKHVVQFYHYFEDKENIYILLEYCSRRSMAHILKARKVLTEPEVRYYLRQIVSGLKYLHEQEILHRDLKLGNFFINEAMELKVGDFGLAARLEPLEHRRRTICGTPNYLSPEVLNKQGHGCESDIWALGCVMYTMLLGRPPFETTNLKETYRCIREARYTMPSSLLAPAKHLIASMLSKNPEDRPSLDDIIRHEFFLQGFTPDRLSSSCCHTVPDFHLSSPAKNFFKKAAAALFGGKKDKARYIDTHNRVSKEDEEIYKLRHDLKKTSITQQPSKHRTDEELQPPTTTVARSGTPAVENKQQIGDAIRMIVRGTLGSCSSSSECLEDSTMGSVADTVARVLRGCLENMPEADCIPKEQLSTSFQWVTKWVDYSNKYGFGYQLSDHTVGVLFNNGAHMSLLPDKKTVHYYAELGQCSVFPATDAPEQFISQVTVLKYFSHYMEENLMDGGDLPSVTDIRRPRLYLLQWLKSDKALMMLFNDGTFQVNFYHDHTKIIICSQNEEYLLTYINEDRISTTFRLTTLLMSGCSSELKNRMEYALNMLLQRCN